CTTGTTACATGAAACCGGCTATCTAAATAAAGAATCATTTGATTCTATCATGTCCGATTGTAACGAAATATGCAAAATCCTGTTTTCAATTTTAAAAACAACCCGAATCAAGAAATGAATTCTATTGTTCATTATTCATTAATCATTGTTCATTGAAACATGCCCAAACGTACCGACATCCAATCCATCCTGATCATCGGCTCGGGTCCGATCGTCATCGGCCAGTCGTGTGAATTCGATTATTCCGGGACTCAGGCTTGCCGCGCTTTGAAAGAGGAAGGCTACCGCGTCATTCTGATCAATAGTAATCCGGCGACAATCATGACGGATCCGGAAACGGCCGATCGCGTGTACATCGAACCGATCACGCCGGCGATGGTCGAAAAGATCATCGAACGCGAACGTCCGGATGTACTTTTGCCGACGATGGGCGGACAGACGGCGCTCAATACGGCGGTGGAATTGGTCAAACAAGGCATTCTCGATAAATACGGCGTGGAAATGATCGGGGCAAAATTCGAATCGATCCAGACCGCCGAAGACCGCGAGCTTTTTAAAGCGGCGATGGAAAATATCGGACTCAACGTGCCGAGAGGCATGTTCGTCAAAGACATGAAAGAAGCGATGGAAGCGGAAGAGATGCTGGACTATCCGATCATTTTGCGGCCGTCGTTTACACTCGGCGGGACGGGCGGCGCGATTGCTTATAATGTCGATGAATACAACGATTTGATCTTGAAAGCATTGGTCGCCAGCCCGATCAGTGAAGTGCTCGTCGAAGAATCGGTGATCGGTTGGAAAGAGTACGAACTCGAAGTTATGCGCGACACTAAAGATAACGTAGTCATTATTTGTTCGATTGAAAATTTCGATCCGATGGGCGTGCATACGGGTGATTCAATTACCGTCGCACCGGCGCAAACACTCACGGATAAAGAATATCAGAAAATGCGCGATGCGGCGATCAAGATCATTCGTACGATCGGCGTCGAAACCGGCGGATCGAATATCCAGTTTGCCATCGATCCCAATACCGGCAAAATGATCGTCATCGAGATGAATCCGCGCGTCTCGCGCAGTTCGGCGCTGGCGTCAAAAGCGACGGGATTTCCTATCGCCAAAATCGCGGCGAAACTTGCCGTCGGTTATTCACTCGATGAAATCCCTAATGATATTACTAAAAAGACTCCGGCTTCTTTCGAACCGACCATCGATTATGTTGTCACGAAAATTCCACGCTGGGATTTTGAAAAATTTCCCGGCGCCGACGCAACGTTGAATGTCCAGATGAAATCCGTCGGCGAGGCGATGGCCATCGGCCGCAATTTTAAAGAATCCTTCCAGAAAGCGTTGCGATCGCTCGAGAATGGCCGTCATGGACTCGGAACGGATGGCAAAGACGCGATGGACATCGCTACAATGGATGAATCGGCTAAAGAAATGTACTGGCAAGAAGTTATTAAAAAATTGCGTGTTCCTAATTCTGCGCGAGTGTTTGCCATCCGGGATGCTATGAAGCTCGGTATGACGGTCGACGACATTTATAAACTCACCTACATTGATCCCTGGTTTTTAAATAATCTGAAAGAGATTATTGATTTCGAAGATACTTTAAAAAAAGCCATTGTTTGATTGACCCTTACTTTCATTTTCCTTCCTAATTTCTACTCAAATTTACCTTTTCATTTCTTACCTGTACAGGCATTTTTTCCGCATTAATTCTGTATAGCGATTCAAAATTCACCCCTTAGACCAATTGCAATCTCTTAAGCCTGATATTAGGTTGTGCAACAGTTTGTGCGCATGAACTAAACAAACGGTTTCATTTTAAAATTAATTTAAGAGAAAGCATTATGAAGATCAGATTAAGAGTTGGTAGTTTTTTTTGTTTTGTATTTTTGATTTTTGTTTCGATCGGATGTCAGAGTTCCACATCTTCTGAATTTACCGACAGCATGGCTGTTAGAATCGATGGGCCGGATGTTCTTGTAAAAAAGACAAAAGGCACTTGGACGGCAGAGCTGAATTCTCAGATTGATGGTGAAGCATCTTACGTATGGTACAAGTCCTACGACGGGAGTGATTTTGGAAAACCCATTTGTTATTCGAAAAGTTATTCGTCGTCAGAATCGAATATTTGGCTGAAAGCAGTCGTTTCGAGTGGCACATCCGAAGGGTCGGCTATCATGTATGTTGACTTTGAGTTTGGCCCGATAATGGAACCTTAATAGCGAACAACGATGCAAAAATGAATAAAATTTATAGAGGTGTGTATAAACCGAGGGTTACACACCTCTATATTTTTCTATATTGTTAGATATAAATTCTTTCATTGCAAATTCGCCCGCCTATTTATAAATTACCCCCGACCACACACACACGCTTACCGGTTATGCCGGATATTCCGTAATGTTGACCCAAATTTATGGAAAACAAAATACATCGTATGGCTGGGGCGGCTTTTATGCTGTTTGCAATAATTGCATGGTTGCCGTCGGCCATTCTGATCGCACAACAAAATAAGTTTCGATTCGAACGCATTTCCGTAGAACACGGTCTTTCGCACAGTATGGTTTATACCATTGTGCAGGACCAAAAAGGATTTTTATGGTTTGGCACGCAGCGAGGCCTCAATAAATTTGACGGCTATTCCTTCACTGTTTACGAAAACAATCCTCTTGATAAAAACACATTGTCGGATAACGATATCAGCCAGTTGTACGAAGATAAACAAGGCATGCTTTGGCTGGCGACATGGGGCGGAGGTCTGAATAGATTTGATCCCTATTCTGAAAAATTTACATACTACCTTCACGATCCGGCTAATCCGAATAGCCTGAGCGACAACCATATCCAGACCATTTTTGAAGATCATGCCGGTCAATTGTGGATAGGATCGGCGGAAGGCGGGCTGACAAAATTTGATCGTCAGAACAATCGGTTTAGTCATTATGTTAACGACCCGAAAAATTCCGAAAGCATCAGCCATAATCGCGTCTGGTCAATAGCCGAAACGCAGGAAAACGGCGTCTATGTATTATGGGTTGGGACAACGGACGGACTAAACCGTTTTGATCCCACTACTGGAAAATTTAAATCCTATCACAACGAGCCGGGAAATTCCAACAGTCTCAGCCACAGTAATGTCCGGACATTGTATGTCGACCGCAAAGGTACTATTTGGGCGGGCACCCAAAGCGGCCTCAATGCATTTGATCCTAAAACCGGTATCAGCAAACGTTATCTCAATGATCCATCGCAGCCGTTTTCACTCAGCCACAATATTGTCAATTGTATTTATGAAGATATTGCCGGCAATATTTGGGTTGGTACGAATGGCGGAGGTCTGAACCTGCTCGATAGGACGACAAACCGATTCCGCCGTTTTATCAATGATCCCGCGAACCAAAGCAGTTTGAGTTACGACGATATTCGCTCCATTGTCGAAGATCGTTCCGGTAATTTGTGGATTGCCACGCGTGGAGGCGGTATCAGCAAACTCAATCGACGGTCCGAAAAATTTACTCACTTTTTTCATGAGGCCAACAACCGTAATACGATCAGCAATAATAGCATCCGCTCGGTGTACGAGGATCAAACCGGCCTGCTGTGGATCGGGACGGATGGCGGCGGTGTAAATGTGTGGGATCCCCAGAAAGAGACCATGACGCTTTTTCCAAGCGGCTCGCTCAATGGATTGAGTAATGAATATGTGTATACGATTTATGAGGATGATACCCGTCATTTATGGTTTGGCACACGCAACGGGCTGACCGAATACGATCCTCAGCGTAAACGCTTTCAGCATTATTTTCATGATCCGAATAATCCGAATTCACTGAGTTTTAACAACGTTCAGGCGCTGATCGAAGATCATAACGGCTTATTTTGGATCGGTATGTTTGGCGGAGGGTTGGATTGCTGGAACCGGAAAGACAATACGTTTACACATTATAATCAGGACAATTCCGTTCCGTATTCGATATCCGATGATCGTGTGTATGCTTTATACGAAGATAAAAGCGGTACGATTTGGGTCGGCACTTTTGCCGGAGGGTTAGGTCAGATCGTCCCGGAGAAATCTCCTGCCATCACGTTTTATAAAAACGATCCCGAGAATCCTTACAGCATCAGTCATAATTCTGTGCGGTGTATGTACGAAGACCGTAACGGCCATTTGTGGATCGGTACGGAAGGGGGCGGTCTGAATTGTCTCGACCGTCAATCCGGAAAATTTTACCGTTATACGGAAAAAGACGGTTTAAGCAATGACGTCGTCTACGGAATTTTGGAAGATGGTCAAGGGCGTTTGTGGCTCAGTACGAATAATGGATTGTCGCAATTTACACCGCCCTCCAATCCGTATTCGCATTATCAGGAACGGAGCAATCTTTTCAGGAATTATTATGAAAATGACGGATTGCAGAATAATGTTTTTAATCAAGGCGCTTATTATCGTGGAAAAAACGGGCAATTGTATTTTGGCGGGATCAACGGCTTAAACCAATTTAACCCCAAAGATATTCAGATCAATAATTACGTTCCGCCGATCGTTTTGACTGCATTTTTGAAATTTGATAAGCGGCAAAAATTTAACCGCGCGATCGCCGAAGTGGACGATATCCAATTATCGTACGAGGATAATTTTTTCGCATTTGAATTTGCCGCGCTGGATTTCAGCTATCCCGACAAAAACCATTATCAGTATAAACTGGAAGGATTTGACGAGGATTGGATTTATGCCGGAACGCGGCGGTACGCCAGCTATACGAATCTTGACGGCGGTGATTATGTTTTGCGCATCAAAGGCTCGAATAATGATCTGATCTGGAACGAGGACGGCATTGCCGTAAAAATCTATATCGAACCGCCGTTTTGGGCGACGTGGTGGTTCCGCATTCTGGCTGCGGTCGTTGTGATCGGCGGCGTACTGGTAGGATTTCAAATGCGCATCCGTGCCGTGATCGCTCATCGTAACGAATTGGAAAGGGAGGTGATCGCCCGGACCAAAGAACTGAAGATGCAAAAAGATCAACTCGAAAATGCCTTGAAAGATCTTCGTGAAACGCAGAGCCATTTGATCCAATCTGAAAAAATGGCTTCTCTCGGCCAATTGACGGGAGGCATTGCGCATGAAATTAATAATCCGCTTGCTTTCGTCGACGGTAATCTGAATTATTTTGAAGATTATCTGAAACGCCTGACCGGCATTATCGAATCGTACGAACAAGTTATCCATCATGCGGAAAAAGAAGATGCGAAACTAAACTTAGACGAATTTCGCAAAATCCGGGATCATTACGATTATCATTTCATCGAAGAAGATATGATGAAACTGATTCATTCATGTAAAAACGGCACTGAACGAATTAAGCGTATCATCAAGGATTTACGTAATTTTGCCAATATTGACGATAATGAATTGCGTCATGTTTCCGCACATGACTGCATCAATACCACGCTCTCACTTCTCACCAGCCAATACAGCGATCGCATTGAAATCATCAAAGAATTTGGTGATGTGCCGGAAATATTATGTTATCCCGGCGCGCTGAACCAGGTATTTATGAACCTGCTTCTGAATGCCATTCAGTCGATTCCTAAACGCGGACAAATCCGCATCGTGACGCGACGGCTTCCGTTGCAGGCCGGTACGGCGTTCGATCAGGGTGGCGTTGAAATTCGCATGAAGGATACAGGATCGGGTATTCCTGATCTTATCCGCGGAAAAATTTTCGATCCGTTTTTTACTACCAAAGATGTCGGCCAAGGGTCGGGGCTTGGCCTTACGATCAGCTACGGTATTATTGAGAAACATGAAGGCACCATTGATTTTGTCAGTGAAGAGGGTAAGGGTACGGAGTTTATTGTGTGCCTGCCGGCCGAATCGCCATCGTTAAAACATCGTTCTACTCGGTGATAATTCCACATACGGGAGTCGGTATGCGCTCCATGCTTCGGGGATGCCTGTGGGTGTGGCTTCAGACAGCGTTGTATGCACAAACGCCCGTTTTCGAACGCCTGACCATCGACCAGGGATTATTTCAGACTACAATCAATAGTATTCTCCAGGATTTGCAAGGCCTGCTATGGCTGGCGACGCAAGACGGCTTGAACGTATTCAACGGGTACGATTTTACCGTCTACATTCCCATTCTCAAGCATCGGGATTTTTGAACGTGAAAACTTTTCACCATTGTATAGCGACGGCCGCCGCCTTCTTCGGGCTTTGTGGCTATACGTTTGCACAAGAACACGCCATTGAATTCGAACGCATCGGTTTGAATCAGGGTTTGTCGCAGAGCAGTATCAATTGCATTCTTCAAGACCGTTCCGGTTTTTTGTGGTTTGGGACGCAGGATGGATTGAACCGGTATGACGGATATTCATTTACGATTTATAAAAAAATCGATTCCGATTCACTTTCCATCAATGACAATTGGGTTAATGCTTTGTGTGAGAGCCGGGATGGCATGATCTGGATTGGAACCGAACGGGGTGTGCTCTCGAAATACGATCCTTCCCGCAATACATTTCACCATTACCGTTACCGAAACGAAGAATCCGGAAAAGTGCAAGCCTTTAGTATTCGCGCGATTGCGGAAGACGAAAAAGGATTTATCTGGGTCGGCTCGGAGGGAGGATTGAGTCGCCTCGATCGGAATACCGGTGAGTGGAAACATTTTCCGTCATCGTTTGCTTCGTTGAATGCTGTGACGGCATTATATGTCGACCGTCGCGGACGGATATTATTTGGCACTGTCGGTGGCGGTTTGCATATCACTGATGGAGAAAAGTTTACAGCCTATCGTTCCAGAGTCGACGATCCTTATTCACTGAGCCATAATACGGTCACAGCCATTACCGAAGGACGTGACGGCAATTTTTGGATCGGTACGGTTAACGGCCTTAATTTTATGGATGCGAATACCGGTTCATGCAAACGGTATATGCCCAATGTGAACGATCCTTACAGCCTCACGAATTCAGCGATCACAGCCCTGGCCGAAGATCCGCAAGGCAATCTCTGGATCGGAACGAATGCCGGTTTAGATGTAATTAAAAGAGGGACCCATTCATTTGCTCACTACCGCTACAAATCGCTCGGCAGTCAAAGTCTCAGCAACAACACGGTGATCAGCTTGCTTGCCGATAGGACCGGAACGATTTGGATCGGTACGAATGCCGGGGGCATCAATAAATACGATCCGTTTCAACAGAAATTTGCTCATTTCCAAAGCGATCCTGAAAACCCGAATAGCTTGTCTGACAACAACGTTCGTGCTGTTTATGTTGATCGGAGCGGTCTCGTATGGATCGGTACGGAAACCGGCGGCATGGACAGTTATGATCCGCGTAACGGCCGATTTTTTAATTATCGTTATGATTCCAGAAGCGGCAATACTATCAGTCATAATACTATTCGTGCATTTTTTGAAGACCGACGAGGCGAATTGTGGATTGGAACCAACGGCGGGTTGAACAAACTTGATGCCGCGCGAAAATATTTTTCCGTATTCAAAAACACGCCGGGCGATCCGACAACGCTCAGCAGCGATATGATTCGAGTCATTATGGAAGATCGCGAAGGTATGATCTGGGTCGGTACCTACGGAGGAGGATTGAGCCGATGGGATCCGGGGTCGAAAAAATTTATACGGTTTCAATTCAATCCCGACGATTCCGGAAGCATCAGCGACGATCGGGTCATGGCTTTGTGTGAAGATGCCAACGGTACGTTGTGGATCGGGACCAACGGAGGAGGACTCAACCGCTTTGATCCTCAAACGCAGCGTTTTATCCGTTTTCAAAACGAAGCGGGCAATTATCAAAGTTTGTCCAACAATCGCATTCGTTCGATTTATGCCGATACACGCCGCGGTGTTTTGTGGATCGGTACGAGCGGCGGCGGGTTAAACCGTATGGATCCCGCGACCGGGAAGTTCAAGCGTTATTCAGAGGAAAACGGATTGCCTAATGCCGTAATCTATGGGATATTGCAGGACGATCATGGTTTTCTGTGGATGAGCAGCAATCGCGGCCTCACGAAATTTGATCCTGACAAAGAAACGTTTCGTAATTACGACGTCAATGACGGTTTGCAGAGCAACGAATTTAACAGTCTTGCCTATTTTCGCGATAACAAAGGAACGATGTATTTTGGCGGGATCAACGGATTCAACGTGTTTCATCCCGACAGTATCCGCGACAATCCTTATTTACCGCCACTTGTCATCACAGCCGTAGAACGATTCGATCACCATTTTCCGTTAACCGATCCGGTCAGGCAGGAAATTATACTGGATTATGAAAACAACTTTATTGCATTTACATTTGCCGCGCTGAACTTCAGCAATTCCGCTAAAAATTTATACGCTTACCGTCTGGAAGGATTTGATGCGGACTGGATTTATTCGGGAACACGCCGCTATGCAAGTTATACTAATCTGGATCCCGGAAATTACACGTTTAGGATCAAAGGCAGCAATAACGACGGACTATGGAATGAAGAAGGTACATCCGTGCGGCTGATTGTTCTTCCGCCGTTCTGGAAAACATGGTGGTTCAGGTTATTGATACTTTCGACCGTAGTTGTGATCGCATGGAGTATTTACAACTGGCGCGTACGTGCTTTGCAGAAACAAAAAGCCGAATTGGAAAAATTAGCCGAAACGCGTACATGCGAATTGCAGCGGAAGAAAGACGAATTGGAAAAAATCAACGTCATCGTACGCGAAATCAATTCCCAACAGAAGTTTGTCGACTTATTATATGTAATTCTCCGGCAAGCCAGCATCATAACCGGCGTCGAGAAAGCAACGGCTTTAGTATTGGATCAGCCGTCGCGGACCTTTCGGTTCAAAGCCAGTACGGGATGGGAGATGGAATCGCTGCGGGATATTGAATTGACGCCCGAAGAAGCTACGGCGCGGTATACCGAAAACACGGAAGAAATTTTTCCTGACATTCATATTGTACGTAATGTTAAAGGACGTAGCGCGGAACAAAAATTGCACCATTTGCAATTGCCCAAAGCGATGATGATCATGAGAATACGGATTGACGAAGCAGTGGAAGGGTATTTTGTATTTGATAACATGCATGACGCCCGGGCATTTGAAAACCAGGAAGCAGGATTATTAAGTAATTTAAAAGAACATATTGTATCCGCATTTATTAAAACTAAATTACTGGAAGAATTGCGCGTACTGACTTCTGAATTGAAACGGCTCAATGAGAAAAAGAATGAATTTTTAGGCATCGCGGCTCATGACTTACGCAACCCGCTCAGCAGCATTCGCGGATTTATGGAAATCATGATTCAGGATATTACCCGCGGCGTTTTCGAACCGGAGGAAGGAAAAAAAGACCTGCAGCGCATCCTTGCACATTGTGAACATATGACGGATCTGATCAATCAATTACTGGACATTTCGGCCATCGAATCCGGCAAAATACATTTTACGATTCGCCCGGAATCGTGGTATCCTATTATTGATGAACGTAAACCGTTCCATGCTCGCGCGGCAACGCAGAAAAATATACGGCTCAATTTTGATACGTTCGGCGAATCACCGAAAGTCAAAGCCGATCGTTACCGTATGACGGAAGTGCTGGATAATTTACTCAGCAATGCCATTAAGTACACTTATCCCGGCGGCGAAGTAAGAGTGTCATGCGAGGCGCATCCGTATGAAGTGATTACTCACATTCGCGATACAGGGCAAGGATTGAGCAAAGAAGATCTCGACAGGATTTTTACAACATTTGGAAAACTAAGTGCGCGTCCGACGGCCGGTGAAACCAGTAC
This sequence is a window from bacterium. Protein-coding genes within it:
- the carB gene encoding carbamoyl-phosphate synthase large subunit encodes the protein MPKRTDIQSILIIGSGPIVIGQSCEFDYSGTQACRALKEEGYRVILINSNPATIMTDPETADRVYIEPITPAMVEKIIERERPDVLLPTMGGQTALNTAVELVKQGILDKYGVEMIGAKFESIQTAEDRELFKAAMENIGLNVPRGMFVKDMKEAMEAEEMLDYPIILRPSFTLGGTGGAIAYNVDEYNDLILKALVASPISEVLVEESVIGWKEYELEVMRDTKDNVVIICSIENFDPMGVHTGDSITVAPAQTLTDKEYQKMRDAAIKIIRTIGVETGGSNIQFAIDPNTGKMIVIEMNPRVSRSSALASKATGFPIAKIAAKLAVGYSLDEIPNDITKKTPASFEPTIDYVVTKIPRWDFEKFPGADATLNVQMKSVGEAMAIGRNFKESFQKALRSLENGRHGLGTDGKDAMDIATMDESAKEMYWQEVIKKLRVPNSARVFAIRDAMKLGMTVDDIYKLTYIDPWFLNNLKEIIDFEDTLKKAIV
- a CDS encoding GGDEF domain-containing protein, with protein sequence MENKIHRMAGAAFMLFAIIAWLPSAILIAQQNKFRFERISVEHGLSHSMVYTIVQDQKGFLWFGTQRGLNKFDGYSFTVYENNPLDKNTLSDNDISQLYEDKQGMLWLATWGGGLNRFDPYSEKFTYYLHDPANPNSLSDNHIQTIFEDHAGQLWIGSAEGGLTKFDRQNNRFSHYVNDPKNSESISHNRVWSIAETQENGVYVLWVGTTDGLNRFDPTTGKFKSYHNEPGNSNSLSHSNVRTLYVDRKGTIWAGTQSGLNAFDPKTGISKRYLNDPSQPFSLSHNIVNCIYEDIAGNIWVGTNGGGLNLLDRTTNRFRRFINDPANQSSLSYDDIRSIVEDRSGNLWIATRGGGISKLNRRSEKFTHFFHEANNRNTISNNSIRSVYEDQTGLLWIGTDGGGVNVWDPQKETMTLFPSGSLNGLSNEYVYTIYEDDTRHLWFGTRNGLTEYDPQRKRFQHYFHDPNNPNSLSFNNVQALIEDHNGLFWIGMFGGGLDCWNRKDNTFTHYNQDNSVPYSISDDRVYALYEDKSGTIWVGTFAGGLGQIVPEKSPAITFYKNDPENPYSISHNSVRCMYEDRNGHLWIGTEGGGLNCLDRQSGKFYRYTEKDGLSNDVVYGILEDGQGRLWLSTNNGLSQFTPPSNPYSHYQERSNLFRNYYENDGLQNNVFNQGAYYRGKNGQLYFGGINGLNQFNPKDIQINNYVPPIVLTAFLKFDKRQKFNRAIAEVDDIQLSYEDNFFAFEFAALDFSYPDKNHYQYKLEGFDEDWIYAGTRRYASYTNLDGGDYVLRIKGSNNDLIWNEDGIAVKIYIEPPFWATWWFRILAAVVVIGGVLVGFQMRIRAVIAHRNELEREVIARTKELKMQKDQLENALKDLRETQSHLIQSEKMASLGQLTGGIAHEINNPLAFVDGNLNYFEDYLKRLTGIIESYEQVIHHAEKEDAKLNLDEFRKIRDHYDYHFIEEDMMKLIHSCKNGTERIKRIIKDLRNFANIDDNELRHVSAHDCINTTLSLLTSQYSDRIEIIKEFGDVPEILCYPGALNQVFMNLLLNAIQSIPKRGQIRIVTRRLPLQAGTAFDQGGVEIRMKDTGSGIPDLIRGKIFDPFFTTKDVGQGSGLGLTISYGIIEKHEGTIDFVSEEGKGTEFIVCLPAESPSLKHRSTR